The following proteins are encoded in a genomic region of Enterocloster clostridioformis:
- a CDS encoding transposase, giving the protein MCQPFFKNEVDLHPHKIRYWLHSSEKTEAPESFARKVNEICGLYQSAQEQSREGAHIVSTDEMTGVQALEHKYPDKLPLPGQCAKMEFEYIRHGTTSLIGFFDVATGRMEMPYLNSTRTEEDFVEAVKALVGTDPQAPWTFICDGLNTHKSEALVRFVAEACALGVELGKKGKTGILKSMESRADFLHDPSHRIRFVYTPKHSSWMNQIEIWFGIINRKLLKRKSYLSIEELEASILRFIEQYNLTAHPFKWTYAGIPLVI; this is encoded by the coding sequence ATCTGTCAGCCGTTTTTTAAAAATGAGGTAGATTTACATCCCCACAAAATCCGTTACTGGCTTCATTCTTCGGAAAAGACGGAAGCCCCGGAATCTTTTGCGCGGAAAGTAAACGAAATCTGCGGCCTGTACCAGAGTGCCCAGGAACAAAGCCGGGAAGGTGCACACATTGTTTCCACGGATGAAATGACCGGGGTACAAGCGCTGGAACATAAATATCCTGACAAGCTCCCATTACCCGGCCAGTGCGCCAAAATGGAGTTTGAGTATATCCGCCATGGCACGACCAGCCTCATCGGGTTCTTTGATGTTGCAACGGGCCGTATGGAAATGCCGTATTTAAACTCCACACGCACAGAAGAGGATTTTGTGGAAGCCGTGAAAGCATTGGTAGGGACAGACCCGCAAGCCCCATGGACATTTATATGCGATGGCCTAAACACCCATAAATCGGAAGCCCTTGTCCGCTTTGTGGCAGAAGCCTGTGCCCTTGGCGTGGAACTGGGCAAAAAAGGGAAAACAGGGATCCTTAAAAGTATGGAAAGCCGAGCGGATTTCCTGCATGACCCTTCCCACCGGATCCGCTTTGTCTATACTCCGAAACACAGTTCCTGGATGAACCAGATTGAGATATGGTTTGGCATCATTAACCGGAAGCTGCTGAAGCGGAAAAGCTACCTATCAATAGAAGAACTGGAAGCAAGCATCCTGCGCTTTATTGAACAATACAATCTTACAGCACACCCATTTAAGTGGACATATGCCGGGATACCATTAGTAATTTAA
- a CDS encoding IS256 family transposase — MTEGKRNIVHQLLEEYDIQTAEDIQEALKDLLGSTLKEMMEAEMDEHLGYGRSERSDSDDYRNGYKPKRINSSFGSMDIQVPQDRKSTFEPQVVRKRQKDISGIDQKIISMYAKGMTTRQISDTLMDIYGFEASEGFISDVTDKILPQIEDWQNRPLEEVYPVVYIDAIHYSVREDGVIRKLAAYVILGLTLEGKKEVLSIQIGENESSKYWLCVLNELKNRGVKDILILCSDGLTGIKEAITAAFPKTEQQRCIVHMVRNTLKYVSDKDRKAFATDLKTIYHAANEEKALEALEKVTEKWTPKYPNSMKRWHDNWDVVSPIFKFSMEVRKVIYTTNAIESLNSTYRKLNRQRSVFPGSTALLKALYLATFEATKKWTMPIRNWGQVYGELSIMYEGRLPE, encoded by the coding sequence ATGACGGAGGGGAAAAGGAACATCGTCCATCAGCTCCTGGAAGAGTATGACATCCAGACTGCGGAGGATATCCAGGAAGCCCTCAAAGACCTGCTGGGGAGCACCCTGAAGGAGATGATGGAAGCGGAGATGGATGAGCATCTCGGCTATGGGAGGTCAGAACGGTCGGATTCGGATGATTACCGCAATGGCTACAAGCCCAAGCGGATCAACAGCAGCTTCGGGAGCATGGACATCCAGGTGCCCCAGGACAGGAAGTCCACGTTTGAACCCCAGGTGGTAAGAAAGCGCCAGAAGGACATTTCCGGCATTGACCAGAAGATCATATCCATGTATGCAAAAGGCATGACAACCCGCCAAATCTCGGATACCTTGATGGACATTTATGGTTTTGAGGCTTCGGAAGGGTTCATCTCGGACGTGACGGACAAGATACTGCCGCAGATTGAAGACTGGCAGAACCGCCCGCTGGAGGAAGTCTATCCCGTGGTCTACATCGACGCAATCCATTATTCCGTGCGGGAGGACGGGGTAATCCGCAAGCTTGCCGCCTATGTCATCCTCGGCCTTACGCTGGAAGGTAAAAAGGAAGTCCTGAGCATACAGATCGGGGAGAATGAAAGCTCCAAGTACTGGCTCTGCGTTCTGAACGAGTTGAAGAACCGCGGTGTGAAGGATATCCTCATTCTCTGCTCGGACGGGCTCACGGGCATTAAGGAAGCCATAACGGCGGCATTCCCGAAGACGGAGCAGCAGCGCTGCATCGTACATATGGTACGGAACACGCTGAAATACGTCTCCGACAAGGACCGGAAAGCATTTGCCACGGACCTGAAAACCATCTACCATGCCGCAAACGAGGAAAAGGCGCTGGAGGCGCTGGAGAAGGTGACGGAAAAGTGGACGCCAAAGTACCCCAACTCAATGAAACGCTGGCATGACAACTGGGATGTGGTATCCCCCATCTTCAAGTTTTCCATGGAGGTCAGGAAGGTGATCTATACTACCAACGCGATCGAGAGCCTCAACTCTACCTACCGGAAGCTCAACCGCCAGCGGAGCGTGTTCCCGGGCAGCACGGCGCTCTTAAAGGCTCTGTACCTGGCCACGTTCGAGGCGACGAAGAAGTGGACCATGCCCATCCGCAACTGGGGGCAGGTCTATGGGGAACTGTCCATTATGTACGAAGGCAGACTGCCGGAATAA
- a CDS encoding helix-turn-helix domain-containing protein, whose translation MRRKTIDTIPVLSDAMKNILSAFSKSRSLPSGLVKRASIVLLASQGELNQNIAPQVGLHYNNVATWRSRFLAALPALRRIEMDDPKKLEDEIRAVLSDKKRPGAPSVFTPDQIMRIIDLACSSPNDFGYEVSQWSLPLLVAEIKKQGIAEQISEKSVSRFLKMR comes from the coding sequence GAAAAACATATTATCTGCTTTTTCAAAAAGCCGCTCCCTTCCGTCAGGACTGGTCAAAAGAGCCAGCATTGTCCTGCTTGCGTCACAGGGGGAACTCAACCAGAATATTGCACCACAGGTCGGGCTTCATTATAATAATGTTGCCACCTGGCGCAGTCGGTTCCTCGCGGCGCTCCCAGCCTTGCGGAGGATTGAAATGGACGACCCGAAAAAGCTTGAAGATGAGATACGGGCAGTCCTGTCCGATAAAAAACGCCCCGGTGCCCCGTCTGTTTTTACGCCGGACCAGATCATGCGGATCATCGACCTTGCCTGCAGCAGCCCAAATGATTTTGGGTACGAAGTAAGCCAGTGGAGTCTCCCGCTGTTAGTGGCAGAAATTAAAAAGCAGGGGATCGCTGAACAGATTTCTGAGAAATCTGTCAGCCGTTTTTTAAAAATGAGGTAG